GTAGCCGAAGTCGGAGCGGCTGTGGTAGTCCACCCGCGCGCCGCCGAGGGCGTACTCCACCGCCCGCTCGACGGGAAGGGATCGGAAGGCCTCGGACACCTCGGCGATCTCGGAGACGAAGGCGAAGCTCTGGACCTTGGAGAAGCAGTCCTGGAGGTTCCAGACGAGCTGCAGCATGAAGCGAGAGGCGTTGCGGACGGAGTCGGAGACGTCGCACAGCGTGACGAGCCGGGGCTTCTCCCGATGGCGGCGGCGCCACTTGAGCTCGAGGGGTACCCCGTCATACTGGAGGCTCGCCCGCACGGTGCGCTTGGGGTCGAGCTTCCCCCGCTGCTCGCGGCGCTGCCGGAGCGCCAGCGCATCCTTGATCTTGCGGGCCAGCCGGGCGACCACGGCCTTCATCTGGGCCACCTCGTCGGCCGACAGGGTGAAGAGCGGCTTGTCGGCCAGGAGCTCGCGCCGCAAGCGCTCCTCGTGCCGGTAGCCCCGGCGGTGGAGCTCGCGCTCGACGTGCTGGCGGATCAGCCGCCGGAAGGCCTCCAGCCGAAGCTCCATGTAGGTCCGCAGGCGGGCGAGGGCCCCGGGATCCATGCCCTGCGCCTCGGCTGCCGCGATCAGGGCTTCCAGGTCGCCCTCGATGGCCTCCCACGGGAACTGCTCCCAGATCCGGCGCGAGAAGTAGCCCACCTGCAGGAAGTAGAAGAGCCGCTCGAGCCCGACCCCCCGGCCGCCCCGGCGAATGGCCAGCTCGAGTTCGGAGGCCTCGGCGAGCAGCAGGAGCTCCGTCAAGGGATCCAGCTCGGGCGAGCCCTCGCCGAGCAGCCGCTCGAGGAGTCCCTGAGCCCAGGGGTCCTTGCGGCCCAGGGCCTTGGCGGTCTCGGCACCGAGGGCCTTGAGGTCGAAGAAGTAGAGATCGAAGAGGCGATTGAACGCCGGGAGGTCGCGGGCCTCCTTGACGAGGGTGGCGGCCAGGGCCGCCCGGAAGCCGTCGCGGTCGGCCAGCCCCACCTCGGCCGCCGCCTGGAGCGCGTCGAGCGCCTCCATGGTCGACACGCGGATCTCCGCGCGCCGGAGGTCCCCGACGAACTCCAGGATCCGATCGTCCATCTATGAGCCGGGGAGTCCCGCGGCCTCCCCCCTCGGGCTCAGAGATTGTCCTCGGGCAGCACCTGGCGCTCGTGCACGATCAGGGACTGGCCCGCGAAGCTGAGAAAGCCCTGCTGGGCGAGCTGCCGGATGAGGCGTGAGGTCGTGGCCCGGGTGGTCCCGGCGAGCGCCGCGATGTCCCGCTGGCGGGGCGCCTTCGGGAAGATGAGGTGCGGCCCCTCGCGCCGGCCCTGGCGGGCGCCGAGCTGGAGAATCGCCCGCACGATCCGGCCGGCCGCGTCCACGGTGGCGAGCGTCGCGATCTGCTTGTCGGCCTCGCGCAGCCGACTGGAGACCTCGATGAGCAGCTTGCGCGCGATGGTGGTGTTCGTCTCCAGGAGGCGGAAGAACGCCTCCTGCGGCAGCTCCAGGAGCTCCGACCGCGTCGCGGCGATGGCGTCGGCCGAGCGGGGCCGCCCGTCGATCAGGCTCAGTTCCCCGAAGTAATCGCCGGGGCCCAGCTCGGCCAGGACGACCTCGCGCCCCTGCCGAGACAGGGAGATCTTGATCCGTCCGGCCCCGACCAGGAAGAAGGAGCGTCCCGGATCGCCCGCGTGGAAGACGTAGGCGTCCTTCGGCACGTCGCCCCGGCGGAGCACGCTGGCCAGGGCCAAACGCTCGCCGAGCGACAGGTCGCCGAAGAGGGCCGTCCGCTTGAGCATCGCGGAGACGACGGTCTCCGACATCTCTTCCCTCCCTCGCGGCTCCTCGGGCGGCCCCGACTCGCTGGCAGCTAGCCGGGGTCCGCGAGGACCTTGTCGAGGCTCGCCTTCACCCGCTCGAGGTCCCGCTCGTACTTCACCAGCAGCGTGAGGGTCGATTCGACCAGGCCGGGGTCGAGCCGGTCGGCGTTGAGGATCACCAGCGACCGGACCCAGTCGAGGCTCTCCGAGATCGACGGGGCTTTGCGGAGCTCCATGGCCCGGATCCGCTGCACCGCGGTCACGACTTCCCTGGCGAGCCGCTCGGAGACCTCTGGCACCTTGAGGCGGATGATGGCCAGCTCTTCGGCCGCCGTCGGAAAGTCGATGAACAGGTGGAGGCAGCGGCGCTTGAGCCCGTCCGTCAGCTCACGGGCGTTGTTCGACGTCAGGACGACCAGCGGCAGGTGGCGGGCCTTGATCGTTCCCAGCTCCGGCACCGAGACCTGCCAGTCGGACAGCACCTCGAGCAGGAAGGCCTCGAACTCGACTTCGGCCTTGTCGATCTCGTCCACCAGCAGCACGGAGGGCTCCTCGGCCATGATTGCGCCCAGGAGCGGACGGGGCGAGAGGAACCGGTAGGAGAAGAAGGCGTCCTCTTGCCGCGCCACGCGGTCGACGGCGTCGGCCAGCGACGGCGCGTCCTGGATCAGCTCGCCGATCCGCTCGCGCAGGATCTGGGTGTAGAGAAGCTGCTTGGCGTACTTCCACTCGTACAGCGCCTTCGCCTCGTCCAGCCCCTCGTAGCACTGGAGCCGGATCAGCGGGCGGCCGACCGCCTCGGCGAGGACCTTGGCCAGCTCAGTCTTCCCCACGCCGGCCGGGCCTTCCACCAGGATCGGGCGGCTCATGCGAGCCGCCAGATAGACGACGGTGGCGATCCGCCGGTTGGCGATGTACTGGCTCGCCTGGAAGCGCTCCTGGACCTGCTCGACGGACGCGAACATGCGTGTCTCCTCGGGAACCTGCGAGTCGTGCCCCGGCATCTCCAGGCCCACGCACGCCCATGGATGATACCGCGGCGCCGCTCCGCGCGCCAGTTCCGGCTGGCCCGTGCCAGCCGCCGCGGCGCGCCATCCCTTGTCCCAGGTGGGAGGGCGGGGTACGCTGGGCAGCGTGACCGACCCGGACGCGGACGCGCGCCGCTACCACCGCCGGCAGTTCGTCCTCACGGTCGCCGACTTCGGCCTGACCGTCGCGCTTCTCGTCGCCTGGCTGTGGAGCGGGGCGGCCGCCGGCTTGGCGCGGACGCTCGCCGCTCGACTCCCCCCTCCCGCCGTCGTCGCGCTGCTGTTCCTGGCGCTCGGCGCCTCCAGCCTGGTGCTGGCGGCCCCGCTCGACCTGCTCCGGGGGTACATCCTCCCCCGCCGGGCCGGCCTGCTCGACCAGTCCCTCGGGGGATGGCTCGCCGACAAGGCCAAGGCGCTCGTCCTGGGCGGCGCGCTCGGGCTCGGCGCCGTCGAGCTCATCTATAGCCTGCTCGCCTGGAGCCCCGACTGGTGGTGGCTGTGGAGCGCGGCCGGGCTGGCCGCCGCCAGCGTCGTGCTCACGGCGGCGGTCCCGGTCTGGATCGTGCCGCTGTTCTACCGCCTCACGCCGCTTCAGGACCCGGAGCTGCGCGAGCGCCTGCTCGCCCTGGCCGCCCGGGCGGGCGTGCTCGCGGCCGAGGTCGCGGTGGCCGACTTCTCACGCAAGGGACGCACCGCCAACGCGGCGGTGGTGGGGCTCGGCCGGACCCGCCGGATCCTGGTCAGCGACACGCTGCTCTCGAGCTTTCCGCCCGAGGAGA
The window above is part of the Candidatus Methylomirabilota bacterium genome. Proteins encoded here:
- a CDS encoding MoxR family ATPase; the protein is MFASVEQVQERFQASQYIANRRIATVVYLAARMSRPILVEGPAGVGKTELAKVLAEAVGRPLIRLQCYEGLDEAKALYEWKYAKQLLYTQILRERIGELIQDAPSLADAVDRVARQEDAFFSYRFLSPRPLLGAIMAEEPSVLLVDEIDKAEVEFEAFLLEVLSDWQVSVPELGTIKARHLPLVVLTSNNARELTDGLKRRCLHLFIDFPTAAEELAIIRLKVPEVSERLAREVVTAVQRIRAMELRKAPSISESLDWVRSLVILNADRLDPGLVESTLTLLVKYERDLERVKASLDKVLADPG
- a CDS encoding Crp/Fnr family transcriptional regulator yields the protein MSETVVSAMLKRTALFGDLSLGERLALASVLRRGDVPKDAYVFHAGDPGRSFFLVGAGRIKISLSRQGREVVLAELGPGDYFGELSLIDGRPRSADAIAATRSELLELPQEAFFRLLETNTTIARKLLIEVSSRLREADKQIATLATVDAAGRIVRAILQLGARQGRREGPHLIFPKAPRQRDIAALAGTTRATTSRLIRQLAQQGFLSFAGQSLIVHERQVLPEDNL
- a CDS encoding M48 family metalloprotease: MTDPDADARRYHRRQFVLTVADFGLTVALLVAWLWSGAAAGLARTLAARLPPPAVVALLFLALGASSLVLAAPLDLLRGYILPRRAGLLDQSLGGWLADKAKALVLGGALGLGAVELIYSLLAWSPDWWWLWSAAGLAAASVVLTAAVPVWIVPLFYRLTPLQDPELRERLLALAARAGVLAAEVAVADFSRKGRTANAAVVGLGRTRRILVSDTLLSSFPPEEIEVVLAHELAHHARGHLHQALSLQGVLLLVVFAAAHAALALAGAPLGLTGMADPAGLPLLGLILTALGLLATPVAAAWSRRLEREADAAALDVTRAPGAFVAAMERLGRLNLAERRPNRLKELLFATHPSLEQRIARARAAAERLAGAA
- a CDS encoding VWA domain-containing protein; protein product: MDDRILEFVGDLRRAEIRVSTMEALDALQAAAEVGLADRDGFRAALAATLVKEARDLPAFNRLFDLYFFDLKALGAETAKALGRKDPWAQGLLERLLGEGSPELDPLTELLLLAEASELELAIRRGGRGVGLERLFYFLQVGYFSRRIWEQFPWEAIEGDLEALIAAAEAQGMDPGALARLRTYMELRLEAFRRLIRQHVERELHRRGYRHEERLRRELLADKPLFTLSADEVAQMKAVVARLARKIKDALALRQRREQRGKLDPKRTVRASLQYDGVPLELKWRRRHREKPRLVTLCDVSDSVRNASRFMLQLVWNLQDCFSKVQSFAFVSEIAEVSEAFRSLPVERAVEYALGGARVDYHSRSDFGYAFARFCRESVERLDRKTTLLILGDARNNYNDPQAWTLRLMRERVKGIIWLNPEGQWGWGVGDSVMPLYAPHCDVVRECRTLAQLAEVVDGLVQGWWRRRGAIR